One segment of Prionailurus bengalensis isolate Pbe53 chromosome X, Fcat_Pben_1.1_paternal_pri, whole genome shotgun sequence DNA contains the following:
- the CXHXorf66 gene encoding uncharacterized protein CXorf66 homolog, producing MNLFIYVVLLVIWTNSCLDTNQSYGSPTTGAKHVESMDAKLDSFRRRLLVITIGIMIIAFVFTCFCFIHYNCLSDDTLKAEMLKKEGVPAKSSTPSSKMSFSESKTASTCSLENQSLPSAIDKLSSVSCPEKSSISSSTKKSVGPSSLEKLCVSSSTQKFNKPSSQRKKRPPCSVKKFKSSHLEKPYRTRNLGKPYKPARAHKLVGQATSSYRNKAARPPRPAGLQYAVRPTKPLCPPHPQSRISPPKRSSVQKLTKSPRHRKLKGSVCARSAEMLSRPQLIKPCRRYKERCLVCQSSEPLISNISEAQNRNAQNPLCPSEAKPCAQSFLKADYRDNVFRGNVSYSDTMTYDSNDSDREVTIICNMKHEATPERIQDN from the exons atgaatctttttatttatgtcgTGCTTTTGGTTATTTGGACAAATAGTTGTTTAGATACGAACCAAAGTTATGGATCTCCTACCACAG GAGCCAAGCACGTCGAATCAATGGACGCCAAACTGGACAGCTTCAGGAGACGTCTACTGGTTATCACAATTGGTATTATGATTATAGCTTTCGTATTCACCTGTTTTTGTTTCATCCATTACAACTGTCTGAGCGACGACACGCTCAAGGCAGAAAT GCTCAAGAAAGAAGGTGTGCCAGCCAAGTCGTCCACGCCATCATCCAAAATGTCATTCAGCGAATCCAAGACAGCCAGCACATGCAGTCTAGAAAACCAATCCCTGCCGTCTGCTATAGACAAGTTATCTAGTGTCTCATGTCCGGAAAAGTCCTCCATATCATCCAGCACAAAAAAGTCCGTCGGGCCCTCGAGTCTAGAAAAGCTGTGTGTGTCCTCTAGTACACAAAAGTTCAACAAACCATCAagtcaaaggaagaaaaggccaCCGTGCTCAGTAAAAAAATTCAAGTCATCGCACCTGGAGAAGCCATATCGAACACGCAATCTGGGAAAGCCATATAAGCCAGCTCGTGCCCATAAGCTAGTTGGTCAGGCCACTTCATCCTACCGAAATAAGGCAGCGAGGCCACCCCGGCCGGCCGGTCTGCAATACGCAGTCAGGCCAACCAAGCCACTTTGTCCACCCCACCCGCAAAGTCGCATCTCGCCACCCAAGCGATCCAGTGTGCAGAAACTAACCAAGTCCCCTAGACATCGTAAACTCAAAGGGTCAGTTTGTGCCCGTAGCGCAGAGATGTTATCGAGGCCTCAGTTAATCAAGCCTTGCCGGCGCTATAAGGAAAGATGTCTCGTCTGCCAAAGTTCTGAGCCTTTGATCAGTAATATATCTGAGGCACAGAATAGAAATGCTCAAAACCCACTTTGTCCAAGTGAAGCGAAGCCTTGCGCCCAGTCCTTTCTCAAGGCAGATTACAGAGACAACGTATTCCGTGGCAACGTGAGCTACAGTGATACTATGACATATGACAGTAATGACAGTGATAGGGAGGTAACCATTATTTGCAACATGAAACACGAGGCCACCCCTGAACGCATCCAAGATAATTAA